A genomic window from Lotus japonicus ecotype B-129 chromosome 1, LjGifu_v1.2 includes:
- the LOC130736912 gene encoding transmembrane emp24 domain-containing protein p24delta5-like yields MAKDLRTRITLLLFFCYTTFVLHSTEAVWLTLPSSGTKCVSEEIQTHIVVLADYYVVADDEIKGHQLPTVSAKVTSPYGNNLHHNENVTQGQFAFTATESGNYMACFWIDGKHQEAAGGTILSLEWKTGISAKDWDSVAKKEKLEGVELELRKLEGAVEAIRDNLIYLKTREEEMREVSETTNARVAWFSIMSLGLCISVSGLQLWYLKRYFQKKKLI; encoded by the exons ATGGCGAAGGACTTGAGAACCCGAATCACTCTTCTCTTGTTCTTCTGCTACACCACTTTTGTGCTCCATTCAACTGAGGCTGTTTGGTTAACCCTTCCCAGTTCAGGAACTAAGTGCGTGTCGGAGGAAATCCAGACACACATCGTTGTTTTAGCCGATTACTATGTTGTAGCTGATGATGAAATTAAGGGTCACCAGCTTCCCACTGTTTCTGCCAAG GTGACATCTCCTTATGGAAATAATCTTCACCACAATGAAAATGTTACCCAAGGTCAGTTTGCATTCACAGCAACTGAGAGTGGGAACTACATGGCGTGCTTTTGGATTGATGGCAAACATCAAGAAGCTGCAGGAGGTACCATACTCAGTCTTGAATGGAAAACTGGAATCTCTGCCAAAGATTGGGACTCTGTTGCAAAAAAAGAAAAGCTAGag gGTGTTGAACTTGAGCTCAGGAAACTTGAAGGAGCTGTGGAAGCCATCCGTGATAATCTAATATACTTGAAGACTAG GGAAGAGGAGATGAGGGAAGTTAGTGAAACAACAAATGCTAGAGTTGCTTGGTTCAGTATAATGTCTCTTGGCCTCTGCATTTCGGTTTCAGGGTTGCAGCTATGGTATCTGAAGCGATActttcagaagaagaagctcaTATAG
- the LOC130736920 gene encoding uncharacterized protein LOC130736920 — translation MVAVVTAARAVAVFAAARPSSSISPLTRHSTFRFRTLSCSSEPSRKLILYSKPGCCLCDGLKEKLHAAFLLSGPDSLTDVHLQVRDITSNPEWESAYQYEIPVLAKVLSDGTEKTLPRLSPRLGVLHVQKKIAAALREQ, via the exons ATGGTGGCGGTTGTTACTGCAGCAAGGGCGGTGGCAGTGTTCGCCGCAGCGCGACCCTCCTCCTCTATTTCGCCGCTAACCAGACACAGCACTTTTAGATTCAGAACTCTCTCTTGTTCATCGGAACCTTCTAGAAAGCTCATCCTTTACTCCAAACCCGGTTGCTGTTTGTGCGATGGCCTCAAAGAGAAGCTTCATGCAGCGTTCTTGCTTTCTGGCCCTGATTCCCTCACCGACGTTCATCTCCag GTACGGGATATAACTAGCAATCCTGAATGGGAAAGTGCTTATCAATATGAGATACCTGTGCTGGCTAAAGTTCTCTCTGATGGCACTGAG AAAACTTTACCACGTTTGTCTCCACGCCTAGGAGTGTTGCACGTCCAGAAGAAGATAGCTGCTGCTTTGAGAGAACAATAA
- the LOC130741444 gene encoding uncharacterized protein LOC130741444: protein MDVTRILQIQLPERGSTDKLIWKDSTNGQYTVKGGYKILRGPGLRREEAGPSSSRDPPLWKKNWAVDVLPSCKEFIWRACRNVLPVYANLKKRGINLDPMCPCCGEEEETTTHAILTCNRTCRLWFGSHLNIHLPASMIDNFKGWLEQILMHPSAEIMADVFNLAWTMWKRRNTWVFEGQMWDAEQTMSKAAKICTYKLNVDAALKPDGMGLGAIIRNDKGQTMAAATKKARAQEDPTMAQALAVKWALEWARQIGFFQISLETDSLILVQQWRRSSLGDSYLHDVIRLCKNLSLGFFLFSVSHVKRSGNKVADFLANLACRSFDFCWIEEDPPGASTQIHDDVSLAVSSALS, encoded by the exons ATGGATGTAACAAGAATCCTGCAAATTCAACTACCAGAAAGAGGGTCAACGGACAAACTGATCTGGAAGGATAGCACAAATGGGCAATACACTGTCAAAGGAGGCTACAAAATTCTTAGAGGGCCAGGCCTAAGAAGAGAGGAAGCAGGCCCATCAAGCTCGCGAGATCCCCCACTTTGGAAAAAAAACTGGGCGGTTGATGTCTTGCCAAGCTGCAAAGAATTCATTTGGCGAGCGTGCAGAAATGTGCTACCAGTTTATGCGAACCTGAAGAAGCGAGGTATCAACCTTGACCCCATGTGCCCGTGttgtggagaagaagaagagaccACAACCCACGCGATCCTTACCTGTAATAGAACTTGCAGGCTTTGGTTTGGTTCCCACCTCAACATCCATTTACCAGCAAGCATGATTGACAACTTCAAAGGCTGGCTGGAGCAGATCCTGATGCATCCCAGCGCAGAGATCATGGCAGATGTGTTCAACTTGGCTTGGACAATGTGGAAGAGAAGGAATACTTGGGTTTTCGAAGGACAGATGTGGGATGCGGAACAGACAATGTCTAAGGCTGCAAAAATTT GTACGTACAAGCTGAACGTGGATGCTGCACTGAAACCTGATGGCATGGGCCTTGGCGCAATTATCAGGAACGACAAAGGACAAACAATGGCTGCTGCCACAAAAAAGGCCAGAGCGCAAGAAGATCCTACGATGGCACAAGCATTAGCAGTGAAGTGGGCACTGGAATGGGCAAGACAGATAGGTTTTTTCCAAATTTCCCTGGAGACTGATTCTCTAATCTTGGTTCAACAATGGCGACGTTCCAGCTTGGGGGACTCATATTTGCATGATGTAATTAGACTATGCAAGAACCTATCTCTAGGATTTTTCCTGTTTTCTGTTTCTCATGTCAAGAGATCGGGCAACAAAGTAGCTGATTTCCTTGCTAATCTAGCCTGTAGGTCTTTCgacttttgttggattgaggaAGATCCCCCTGGGGCATCCACTCAAATTCATGATGATGTATCACTAGCAGTTTCATCTGCTCTTTCTTGA